DNA from Chryseomicrobium sp. FSL W7-1435:
AACGCTCGACAACATAACTGTCCATCTTTGCAAGCTCATTAGTTTCATAGGCAAGAATCATGCGACGAATCGTATCGGCGAGTAGAGGTCGGTCTGCGTTAGGTAACAAGAAATTCAACTCTTCTAAAGCATCTAAGATTTGGTCGTCATTTTCAAACAGAACCCCTTGAATAGCTTTAGTTATAGAACGTGTCTGTGCGGGTGTAATCGACCCTACCATTCCAAAATCAAGAAGCACGATCGTACCATCTTCTTGAATCATCATGTTTCCTGCATGGGGGTCAGCATGAAATTCACCACTACGCAGCACTTGCTCCATGAACAATAAAAATAATCGTTCGGTTACTTCTGAAGGGTCGATATTGTGTTTTTCCATAAACGAAAGATTAGTGATACGAGTTCCTTCAATCCATTCCATTACTAGGACGCGTCGCGTGGAATAGTCCTCATAATAAATAGGGAAACAAATACCTACTAAATCATTAAACCGTTGATGGAACGATCGACCATGTCGAAGTTCCTGTAGAAAATCTAGTTCAGGAAGTAGTGTGCTTTCCATCTCTCGGTAAAGGAGATCAAAATCAATCTGTTTCGTGAATGTCGTGAAGCGTTTCGCTAACCAGATAACGACTCGCATTGCTTTAAAATCATAGCGAATAATTTGTTCGATGCCAGGGCGTTGGATTTTTATAGCTACATCTCGTCCATCGAGCAGAGTGGCTTTATAGACTTCACCGATAGAGGCAGATGCAATAGATTCATTGGAAATCGTCTTCACATATTGAGAAATGGGTCCATTCCATTCTTCTACTAAAACGTTCATCGCTAAATCTCGCTCTACTGCAGGCACTCGATCTGTCATTCCTTCGAGTTCTTCAATAAAGGCTTGGGGGAGGACGTCTGCTCGAGCTGATAAAAATTGCCCAACCTTGATCATTAACCCACCAAGATAAAGCGCGGTTTCCTTGTATTCTATTGCTTGTTTGACAATCAACCGTTCCCATTTTGCTTGAATAGTAGGGGTGAAGCGGCCACGGTATTTGCGTTGAAAGAAATACACTTGTAAAAAGAATTTGATAGACATCCAGACGATTCGATACATCCGGTACCAGGCTACATTTTTCACTCGACATCGCTCCTTGTAGCTCTCATTATAGAGGGCTTGAGACCAAGAGTCCAAGAACTCACATAAAAAACAGGCAGGCCGCAATGCGAGCCTGCCTGTGTGTATCTACTATTCTTTACGGTGATCTTCTGGTGAATCTGAGTAAGGGTGAAGATCATTTGTTTCTGGAAGGTTAAATCCAGTGTCATGAGGAACATCTTGTGCAAGAGTATCATCAGCATGTGCTGCTGAGCCGTGCATGAAGCGCTCTTCTTGTTGAGCTGCTTTCACATCATCTTTAGCATTTTGTTTTAATTCTTCTTTTTTCTGTTCGTAATTTTCTTTGTCTACTTCTGCATCGTCAATTGATTTCTCCATACGGTCTAAGTAACGAGAAGCGTGCTCGCGACCACCAAGTCCAAAGGCTAAACCAAAGGCTAATGCAACTCCACCTAAGATTAAGATGAACGCAGACTGGATAATGCCAGGTGCGATACCTAATTGGCTAAGCGCCATGAAGAAGGCAAATCCTAGAATCGCATATTTTGCTACTAAGCGTAAGAAGTGAGGAGACCCTGAAGAATCTTTCATCAGGCTACCTACTAATTTCTCTGCAAGATTAGCTAACCAGAACCCTACAGCAAGGATAACA
Protein-coding regions in this window:
- a CDS encoding AarF/UbiB family protein, with protein sequence MKNVAWYRMYRIVWMSIKFFLQVYFFQRKYRGRFTPTIQAKWERLIVKQAIEYKETALYLGGLMIKVGQFLSARADVLPQAFIEELEGMTDRVPAVERDLAMNVLVEEWNGPISQYVKTISNESIASASIGEVYKATLLDGRDVAIKIQRPGIEQIIRYDFKAMRVVIWLAKRFTTFTKQIDFDLLYREMESTLLPELDFLQELRHGRSFHQRFNDLVGICFPIYYEDYSTRRVLVMEWIEGTRITNLSFMEKHNIDPSEVTERLFLLFMEQVLRSGEFHADPHAGNMMIQEDGTIVLLDFGMVGSITPAQTRSITKAIQGVLFENDDQILDALEELNFLLPNADRPLLADTIRRMILAYETNELAKMDSYVVERLLTDIRHIVRTQPVQLPAEFAFFGRALTTFVGVLHALDPNVDLLELGKPRILTWTREKALGNEQADQQDRLLSWLQKGAIPLQKVYSLLDEPARLRKLVEVTTIEKVRVQHVFLDRAVHAVMGAISLIAFFMGVFFQHAWLASTSAIFGIVFLRSFYKKR